TGATTTTGCAGGGGTTCTGACAGGACGATCATCCAAGCGGATTCCATAGCCCGTGCCGCTTGGTACGACATTGACCGTTTTCCAAAACCGTTTGGCTTTCCATTCGCTCATGCCGCCGTCGCCTTCCAAGCGCCTGCTACCGCGTCTGGCAGCTCAGCGAAAGTTGAGACAATCCGGTTCGCTGAGCTTAGCAAGCTTACGTCATGATATCCCCAGCCAACACCAATCGCGCTAACATGCGCGGCTAGCGCCATGTCCATGTCGTAGCTTGTATCTCCAACCATTACGGCGTTTTGCGTCTCTACACCCGTTTCCGCAAGCGCCGTTTCTATCATTGATGGATGTGGTTTAGAGGGGTGATGATCGCTGACTTGCTGGGTGACAAACATATGTTCTAAATCATGTGCCTCCAGTAATTTATCCAGACCACGTCGGGACTTACCAGTGGCTACACCAAGAAGAAGATTGTCCTGCCGCTTGAAAAACTCAAGCGCTTCTCGCGCGCCTGGGTAAAGCGGAGATGAGTCTGCGGCCCCTGTCTTTGCGCGCAAGTTGACATACGCATTTTTGTATCCCTCGACCATTCGTGCCTGAGTTGCTGCGGAACGGTCCGCAGCAAGCCGGGCCATCGCATGATCAAGCGAGAGACCGACAATCGATAGGATCGTCGCGCGATCAGGAACGGGTTGGTCCACGTC
This DNA window, taken from Roseovarius sp. S88, encodes the following:
- a CDS encoding HAD-IA family hydrolase, which translates into the protein MTDPLRLVIFDVDGTLVDSQGDIVAAMTVAFQDVDQPVPDRATILSIVGLSLDHAMARLAADRSAATQARMVEGYKNAYVNLRAKTGAADSSPLYPGAREALEFFKRQDNLLLGVATGKSRRGLDKLLEAHDLEHMFVTQQVSDHHPSKPHPSMIETALAETGVETQNAVMVGDTSYDMDMALAAHVSAIGVGWGYHDVSLLSSANRIVSTFAELPDAVAGAWKATAA